In Methanothrix sp., a genomic segment contains:
- a CDS encoding tetratricopeptide repeat protein codes for MLLILFALTAASGLCAELDNANYWQQKGDELKENGSLSVALDCYNRSIQLDGTDPSAWMRLGLAYSGLKRYSEALSAYNESIRLKRDQAQAWYFRGLALSHLGRYNEAVRDFDEAIALDSAAALPWYGKGMGLASLGRYNESLLALDEGLSRDENLTGAWYSRALVLAELGRDEESLHSLMKSTELDGENEAAWFDLGLMYASQENHSAALMAFDRVIYLNPINPLAGLMRGQSLSALGRYDEASEAFMKVSEIEPMNDDAWLGRAQSLRQAGRYNESLAAYNRTIQINPGNAAAWNGLAISYQQIKRYNESLAMFDNAIRIDPDEIGFQYNKALLLRELGNYSEAAALLHRTAGQHPECVACWNSLGMLQAEQGLYKEAIASYDRAIEQDSSYVEPWNNRGIAMIMMNESYVEALRSFDRALEIDPHCMEAWANRANALQLAGRGPEAEEAQERARALGYKGTFI; via the coding sequence CGGCTCGCTATCTGTGGCCCTGGACTGCTACAACCGCTCCATTCAACTGGATGGCACAGACCCGTCCGCCTGGATGAGGCTGGGCCTGGCCTACAGCGGCCTTAAGCGATATTCTGAGGCTTTATCCGCATACAATGAATCGATCCGCCTGAAAAGAGATCAGGCCCAGGCCTGGTATTTCAGGGGGCTGGCGCTCTCCCATCTGGGCAGATACAATGAGGCCGTCAGGGATTTCGATGAGGCCATAGCGCTTGATTCCGCTGCCGCTCTGCCCTGGTACGGCAAGGGGATGGGCCTTGCCAGTCTGGGGCGGTACAATGAATCCCTCCTGGCCCTGGATGAGGGGCTGAGCAGGGATGAGAACCTCACTGGTGCCTGGTACAGCAGGGCTTTGGTCCTGGCGGAGCTGGGCCGGGATGAGGAATCCCTCCACTCCCTGATGAAGAGCACAGAGCTGGACGGCGAGAATGAGGCGGCCTGGTTTGATCTGGGGCTGATGTACGCCAGCCAGGAAAACCACAGTGCTGCCCTTATGGCCTTCGATCGGGTCATCTATCTGAATCCGATAAACCCTCTCGCCGGCTTGATGAGGGGGCAGTCCCTCAGCGCCCTGGGCAGATACGATGAGGCCAGCGAGGCCTTTATGAAGGTCTCTGAGATCGAGCCGATGAATGATGATGCCTGGTTGGGCAGGGCGCAGTCCCTCCGCCAGGCGGGCAGATACAATGAATCACTGGCCGCCTATAACCGCACAATCCAGATCAATCCCGGGAATGCTGCCGCCTGGAACGGCCTGGCCATATCCTATCAGCAGATCAAGAGGTATAACGAATCCCTAGCAATGTTCGATAATGCCATCCGGATCGATCCGGATGAGATCGGATTCCAGTACAACAAGGCACTGCTGCTCAGGGAGCTGGGCAACTACAGCGAAGCGGCGGCATTACTTCATCGGACGGCAGGGCAGCATCCCGAGTGTGTCGCATGCTGGAACAGCCTGGGGATGCTCCAGGCTGAGCAGGGCCTGTACAAGGAGGCGATAGCATCCTACGATCGGGCCATCGAGCAGGACTCCAGCTATGTCGAGCCCTGGAACAACCGGGGAATAGCCATGATCATGATGAATGAGAGCTATGTGGAGGCCCTGCGGAGCTTTGACCGGGCGCTAGAGATCGATCCGCATTGTATGGAGGCCTGGGCAAACCGGGCCAATGCCCTGCAGCTTGCCGGCAGAGGGCCGGAGGCGGAGGAGGCGCAGGAGAGGGCCAGAGCGCTGGGCTACAAGGGGACGTTCATCTGA